In Cyanobium sp. WAJ14-Wanaka, a single genomic region encodes these proteins:
- a CDS encoding S8 family serine peptidase: MSTEVFDWAFAQQFIAGGSAAAADQNLLLANTSLQSDPENRLTYLVFLKGPIEPEKLDQAVRQLLKEVIPDSTPSLLFEQLGGFAIDLNQRQAERLSQRREVISLELDRPMRLDPPMLQDSEKNDVFVPQALVSYTNAIISNRETVPWGVRAIWQGRDISSMGNSGAGSFAFVIDSGVLATTGDLNLNTSWSRSWISGQDAFTDDDGHGTHVAGTIGALVNGLGMVGVAPGASIVSLKVFDSSGNGSSLNIIAAIDYAVSVIRTNKLDLSKVVINLSLAGGLNSALNSAMLNAANLGIRFAVAAGNNGADADTMSPASSGTHPNVYTVSAVDSAYQMPSWSNWDQVTSTDPNDSVDFAAPGVNVLSYYTNGALANLSGTSMASPHVAGALLMGGVTTGDMVKPSVAGTADPFAWAINFPGTTITSSAAVQNKVLWGTAASDILIGGNGNDSITGVQANGTTGAAMGLGQIDILTGGPGADTFLLGDSRGVFYDDRSNNNIGLSDYARITDFNTGIDKLQFHNGTYFTTVSTGITSIYWDRNGNNQFDTTGKDQDELIAMVTGAITSKDIILA, translated from the coding sequence ATGTCGACTGAAGTTTTTGATTGGGCTTTCGCCCAACAATTCATTGCAGGTGGATCTGCAGCTGCCGCGGATCAAAATTTGCTGTTGGCTAACACCTCCCTCCAATCTGATCCAGAAAACCGTCTCACCTATTTGGTTTTCCTGAAGGGACCAATAGAACCTGAAAAGCTTGATCAGGCAGTACGGCAACTGTTAAAGGAAGTCATACCGGACAGCACCCCGAGTCTGCTTTTTGAACAGCTCGGGGGCTTTGCCATCGACCTCAACCAACGCCAAGCTGAGCGGCTGAGCCAAAGACGTGAGGTGATTAGCCTGGAGCTGGATCGGCCGATGCGGCTAGATCCACCCATGCTTCAAGACTCGGAAAAGAACGACGTTTTTGTGCCCCAGGCACTTGTCAGCTATACCAACGCTATTATATCAAACCGAGAAACCGTGCCCTGGGGTGTACGGGCGATATGGCAGGGTAGAGATATATCTAGCATGGGCAACTCCGGCGCAGGCAGCTTCGCATTCGTAATCGATTCGGGAGTCCTAGCAACCACAGGTGACCTCAACCTCAATACCAGCTGGTCCCGTAGCTGGATCTCCGGCCAGGACGCATTCACGGACGATGATGGTCACGGCACCCATGTGGCGGGCACTATTGGTGCCCTAGTCAATGGGTTAGGGATGGTCGGTGTTGCACCCGGTGCTTCGATCGTTTCCCTGAAAGTGTTCGACAGCTCCGGCAATGGCAGCAGTCTCAACATCATTGCCGCAATCGATTATGCAGTATCGGTAATAAGGACTAATAAACTTGATCTCTCAAAAGTAGTAATCAACCTTAGCCTTGCCGGCGGGCTCAACTCCGCCTTGAATTCGGCAATGCTGAATGCGGCCAATCTAGGCATCCGTTTCGCCGTCGCTGCCGGCAACAACGGGGCAGACGCCGACACAATGTCTCCAGCTAGTTCCGGGACCCACCCAAATGTATATACGGTATCAGCGGTCGACAGCGCCTATCAAATGCCCAGTTGGTCAAACTGGGATCAGGTCACCTCCACTGACCCTAACGACAGCGTCGACTTCGCGGCTCCAGGGGTAAATGTGTTGTCCTATTACACTAACGGGGCTCTAGCCAACCTCAGCGGCACCTCCATGGCCTCCCCCCACGTGGCGGGAGCTCTATTGATGGGGGGCGTAACAACCGGCGACATGGTCAAACCCTCGGTCGCAGGTACTGCAGACCCCTTCGCTTGGGCTATCAACTTCCCAGGCACCACCATCACCTCAAGTGCAGCTGTCCAAAATAAGGTTCTTTGGGGCACAGCCGCTAGCGACATTCTCATCGGCGGCAATGGCAACGACAGCATCACTGGGGTGCAAGCAAACGGAACCACGGGCGCAGCAATGGGTCTGGGACAGATTGACATACTCACAGGTGGTCCTGGTGCAGACACCTTTCTGCTAGGAGATTCCCGCGGGGTCTTCTACGACGACCGCAGCAACAACAACATCGGCCTCAGCGATTATGCCCGGATCACTGACTTCAACACCGGCATAGACAAGCTACAGTTCCACAACGGAACTTACTTCACTACTGTCAGTACAGGCATAACTTCGATCTACTGGGATCGCAATGGCAATAACCAATTTGATACCACAGGAAAAGATCAGGACGAATTGATCGCCATGGTGACTGGCGCAATTACTAGCAAAGACATCATCTTGGCCTGA
- the purU gene encoding formyltetrahydrofolate deformylase: MSSPTAILQMICPDQPGLVRELSGWVTSNGGNIVHADHHSDPTAGLFLSRIEWELEGFGLPREAICPTAHALAERLHGEYKVNFSDYRPPVAIFVSKQDHCLLDLLWRKRTGELPMEVPLVISNHPDLGPIATEFGARFEHVPVDPDGKPEAEARHLELLAEHKIELVILAKYMQVLSKEFLVAFDPPDAFHKVINIHHSFLPAFMGAQPYHRAWDRGVKLIGATAHYVSEELDGGPIITQETVPVKHRDEVGDLIRKGRDTERLALVKAVLLHLKRQVMVYGSRTAVFD; encoded by the coding sequence ATGAGCTCCCCCACGGCGATCCTGCAGATGATCTGCCCCGATCAACCGGGGCTGGTGCGGGAGCTTTCCGGTTGGGTCACATCCAATGGCGGCAACATCGTCCATGCCGACCACCACAGCGACCCCACGGCGGGCCTTTTCCTGAGCCGCATTGAGTGGGAGCTAGAGGGGTTTGGTTTACCCAGGGAGGCGATTTGCCCCACGGCCCATGCCCTGGCCGAACGGCTGCACGGTGAATACAAGGTCAACTTCTCCGATTACCGCCCGCCGGTGGCGATTTTCGTGAGCAAGCAGGACCACTGCCTGCTGGATTTGCTCTGGCGTAAGCGCACCGGAGAGCTGCCCATGGAGGTGCCTTTGGTGATCTCCAACCACCCTGATCTGGGCCCGATTGCCACTGAATTTGGGGCCCGCTTTGAGCACGTGCCGGTTGATCCAGATGGCAAACCCGAGGCAGAGGCGCGCCACCTGGAGCTGTTGGCTGAACACAAGATCGAGTTGGTGATCTTGGCCAAATACATGCAGGTATTGAGCAAGGAATTTTTAGTTGCCTTTGATCCCCCGGATGCTTTTCACAAGGTGATCAACATTCACCATTCCTTCTTGCCCGCCTTCATGGGAGCCCAGCCCTACCACCGGGCCTGGGATCGGGGCGTCAAATTGATTGGCGCCACGGCCCACTACGTAAGTGAGGAGCTGGATGGGGGGCCAATCATTACCCAGGAGACCGTGCCGGTGAAGCACCGTGATGAGGTGGGCGATTTGATCCGCAAGGGCCGCGACACCGAACGTCTGGCCCTGGTCAAGGCCGTGCTGTTGCACCTCAAGCGCCAGGTGATGGTCTATGGCAGTCGTACGGCTGTTTTTGATTGA
- the psbQ gene encoding photosystem II protein PsbQ, giving the protein MLTGLLSALTQQLRRLALLGLAAVLCFGLAACGDQSRKTATISDTDMAAIERQAKGFLSARDRLPELAALVNERNWVFTANLIHGPMQEVGREMSYINQRLLPADRPEANELAQNLKTALAQLDEAAKIQDGDKLRKAYIQVASGFGLYADVLPAQVQADLKQA; this is encoded by the coding sequence ATGCTTACTGGGCTGCTCTCTGCGCTCACCCAACAGCTCCGCCGCCTCGCCTTGCTGGGCCTGGCCGCAGTGCTCTGTTTTGGGCTGGCCGCCTGTGGTGATCAAAGCCGCAAGACCGCCACGATCAGCGACACCGACATGGCGGCGATTGAACGCCAGGCCAAGGGCTTCCTCTCCGCCCGAGATCGCCTCCCCGAACTGGCTGCCCTGGTCAACGAGCGCAACTGGGTGTTCACGGCCAACCTGATCCATGGCCCCATGCAGGAAGTGGGTCGCGAAATGAGCTACATCAATCAGCGCCTGCTGCCCGCCGATCGCCCCGAGGCCAACGAGCTGGCCCAAAACCTCAAAACAGCCCTCGCCCAACTGGATGAGGCCGCCAAAATCCAGGACGGCGACAAGCTGCGTAAGGCCTATATCCAAGTCGCCAGCGGCTTCGGTCTCTACGCCGACGTACTGCCCGCCCAGGTTCAAGCTGATCTGAAGCAGGCCTGA
- a CDS encoding FAD-binding oxidoreductase produces MAPQDPNFQSQSVLVVGAGMVGLSIAWWLQLQGHRVELIDPQPAASPAALGVLMAQVFHRSSGRGWRLRQRSLELWNQWLPLLADQGHPIHWRPGLLLLAASPEERSRQERLAKERQGQGLPLTLWNQDQLAQLQPQLPPGGSGAIHSAADGQLDPAQALRAFRLDGERLGMATHQDRVVILRRSGAGQRWQAEGQSGRSWQADWCVVSAAVASSALLEPLGYQLPMEPVLGQALELELQEEPGWNWPGAVLWQGINLVPRPDLGGGRRLWLGATLEPGELAATEALSQLRQLNGNAPPWLEKAQVVRQWQGHRPHPIGQPAPLLQKLDDGLVLASGHYRNGVLLAPATAEWVAGQITCSR; encoded by the coding sequence TTGGCCCCCCAGGACCCCAACTTCCAGAGCCAGTCCGTACTGGTGGTGGGAGCGGGAATGGTGGGCCTTTCCATTGCCTGGTGGCTACAGCTCCAGGGCCACCGGGTGGAGCTGATCGACCCGCAGCCAGCTGCCAGCCCCGCAGCCCTGGGGGTGTTGATGGCCCAGGTGTTTCACCGCTCCAGCGGAAGGGGTTGGCGGCTGCGCCAGCGCAGCCTCGAGCTCTGGAACCAATGGCTGCCGCTGCTAGCCGACCAGGGGCACCCGATCCATTGGCGCCCAGGTCTGCTGCTGCTGGCCGCCAGCCCGGAAGAGCGCAGCCGCCAAGAACGACTGGCCAAAGAACGCCAAGGCCAGGGTTTGCCCCTCACCCTATGGAACCAGGACCAACTAGCCCAGCTCCAGCCCCAGCTGCCCCCTGGGGGCTCGGGTGCAATCCATTCAGCCGCCGACGGCCAACTCGATCCAGCCCAAGCCCTACGGGCATTTCGCCTGGATGGGGAGCGCCTTGGCATGGCCACCCACCAGGATCGGGTAGTAATCCTGCGGCGGAGCGGCGCCGGCCAGCGCTGGCAGGCAGAGGGTCAAAGCGGCCGCAGCTGGCAAGCCGATTGGTGCGTAGTTAGCGCCGCTGTGGCCAGCTCTGCACTCCTGGAACCCCTGGGATACCAGCTGCCGATGGAGCCCGTACTGGGCCAAGCCCTGGAGCTGGAACTGCAGGAAGAGCCCGGCTGGAACTGGCCAGGAGCCGTGCTTTGGCAGGGCATCAACCTCGTACCACGTCCTGATTTGGGCGGGGGCCGCAGGCTCTGGCTGGGGGCCACCCTCGAACCGGGGGAGCTGGCGGCAACGGAGGCACTCAGCCAACTGCGCCAGCTAAATGGAAACGCACCGCCCTGGCTCGAGAAAGCCCAGGTGGTGCGCCAGTGGCAGGGCCACCGGCCCCACCCGATTGGACAGCCAGCCCCCCTGCTTCAAAAGCTGGATGATGGCCTAGTTCTGGCCAGCGGCCACTACCGCAACGGCGTGCTACTTGCACCGGCCACCGCTGAATGGGTGGCCGGCCAGATCACTTGCTCTCGGTGA
- the dnaK gene encoding molecular chaperone DnaK has protein sequence MGKVVGIDLGTTNSCVAVMEGGKPTVIANAEGFRTTPSVVAYTKNQDQLVGQIAKRQAVMNPENTFYSVKRFIGRRVDEVNDESKEVSYGVEKAGSNVKVKCPVLNKQFAPEEVSAQVLRKLAEDAGKYLGETVTQAVITVPAYFNDSQRQATKDAGKIAGLEVLRIINEPTAAALAYGLDRKSNERILVFDLGGGTFDVSVLEVGDGVFEVLSTSGDTHLGGDDFDKVIVDHLAATFKANEGIDLRQDKQALQRLTEAAEKAKIELSSATQSEINLPFITATPEGPKHLDLTLTRAKFEELASKLIDRCRVPVEQALKDAKLSSGELDEIVMVGGSTRIPAVLELVKRVTGKDPNQTVNPDEVVAVGAAIQGGVLAGEVKDILLLDVSPLSLGVETLGGVMTKMIPRNTTIPTKKSEVYSTAVDGQTNVEIHVLQGEREMASDNKSLGTFRLDGIPPAPRGVPQIEVTFDIDANGILSVTAKDKGSGKEQSISITGASTLSDNEVDKMVKDAESNASVDKEKRERIDLKNQAETLVYQSEKQLGELGDKVGADDKAKVEASSAKLKEALEKEDFETIKSELETLQQALYAAGAAVYQQAAGAEGAAAAGGNGNGAGPAASSSDDVIDAEFTESK, from the coding sequence ATGGGCAAGGTTGTCGGTATTGATTTAGGCACCACTAACAGCTGTGTGGCGGTGATGGAAGGTGGCAAGCCCACCGTGATTGCCAACGCCGAAGGCTTCCGCACCACCCCGTCGGTGGTGGCCTACACCAAAAACCAGGACCAACTGGTTGGTCAGATCGCCAAGCGCCAGGCGGTGATGAATCCGGAAAACACCTTTTATTCGGTGAAGCGATTCATTGGCCGTCGGGTTGATGAGGTGAACGATGAATCGAAGGAAGTGAGCTACGGCGTTGAGAAAGCCGGCTCCAACGTGAAGGTGAAGTGCCCCGTACTCAATAAGCAGTTCGCCCCGGAGGAGGTGAGCGCCCAGGTGCTGCGCAAGCTGGCTGAAGACGCCGGCAAGTATCTCGGTGAAACCGTCACCCAGGCGGTGATCACGGTGCCCGCCTACTTCAACGACTCCCAGCGCCAAGCCACCAAGGACGCCGGCAAGATCGCCGGCCTCGAGGTGCTGCGCATCATCAACGAGCCCACCGCGGCGGCGCTGGCCTACGGCCTCGACAGGAAGAGCAACGAGCGCATCCTGGTCTTCGACCTGGGCGGCGGCACCTTCGACGTCTCCGTGTTGGAGGTGGGTGATGGTGTGTTTGAGGTGCTCTCCACTTCCGGTGACACCCACCTCGGTGGCGACGACTTCGACAAGGTGATTGTTGACCATCTGGCCGCCACCTTTAAGGCCAACGAAGGCATCGACCTGCGCCAGGACAAGCAGGCCCTGCAGCGTCTCACCGAGGCAGCTGAGAAGGCCAAGATCGAGCTCTCTAGCGCCACCCAAAGCGAGATCAACCTGCCGTTCATCACGGCCACCCCGGAGGGCCCCAAACACCTCGATTTGACCCTCACCCGGGCCAAGTTTGAGGAGCTGGCCTCCAAGCTGATCGACCGCTGTCGGGTGCCGGTGGAGCAGGCGCTCAAGGACGCCAAGCTCTCCTCGGGCGAGCTGGACGAGATTGTGATGGTGGGTGGTTCCACCCGCATTCCGGCCGTGCTGGAGCTGGTCAAGCGGGTAACCGGTAAGGACCCCAACCAAACCGTCAACCCCGACGAGGTCGTGGCCGTCGGCGCTGCAATTCAGGGCGGTGTGCTGGCCGGTGAAGTCAAGGACATCCTTTTGCTGGATGTCAGCCCGCTGTCCTTGGGGGTGGAAACCCTGGGCGGTGTGATGACCAAGATGATCCCCCGCAACACCACGATCCCCACCAAGAAATCCGAGGTTTATTCCACGGCCGTGGACGGCCAGACCAACGTGGAAATCCACGTGCTCCAGGGTGAGCGCGAGATGGCCAGCGACAACAAATCGCTGGGCACCTTCCGTCTCGATGGCATTCCCCCAGCTCCCCGGGGCGTACCCCAGATCGAAGTGACCTTCGACATCGATGCCAACGGCATCCTCAGCGTTACCGCTAAGGACAAGGGCAGCGGAAAGGAGCAGAGCATCTCGATCACCGGGGCCTCCACCCTCAGCGACAACGAGGTGGACAAGATGGTTAAGGACGCCGAGAGCAACGCCTCGGTGGACAAGGAAAAGCGCGAGCGGATCGACCTGAAAAACCAGGCCGAAACCCTCGTTTACCAGTCCGAAAAGCAACTCGGCGAGCTGGGCGACAAGGTTGGTGCCGACGACAAGGCCAAGGTGGAGGCCTCTTCAGCCAAGCTCAAGGAGGCCCTGGAGAAGGAAGATTTCGAGACGATCAAATCCGAGCTCGAAACCCTTCAGCAGGCCCTCTACGCCGCTGGTGCTGCCGTCTACCAGCAGGCCGCTGGGGCTGAAGGCGCTGCTGCTGCCGGCGGCAACGGCAACGGTGCTGGCCCTGCTGCCTCCTCCAGCGACGACGTGATCGACGCCGAGTTCACCGAGAGCAAGTGA